GTATTCATTACCCTATACAATTTATACGTGTCTAACAGAAAGCTTGAACGCATCATAAGCAAATAACCACCAGCGCCTATGGCGGTGGTCGGCAACGTCGCTTCCCTTTACGCGGCACGCCACGCCTCTCTTCAGCCCTGATACGTTTATCCTTGTGCGATATGCCGGTCATCATCGCTTCTGATGACGGCCGGCGGCAATCTCAGGCGTGCGGTCCATGCGTTAGCGAGTCGCGTGGTATAAGTTCGCCAACAAAGGTCTGCTGATATTTAAATTCGCCGCCGTCGAGCATAAAAATTAAACGGCCAATGGTTTCTTTAATCATTTCCGTCACCGGAAATCTGACGCTTGCAAGGGGCGGAATAATGTAAGGCGCCACCGCGATATCATCAAAACCAATAACCGATACCGGGTGCGGAACGGCTATTCCGCTGTCGTGTAACTGTTTAATGGCGCCGATCGCCATATCGTCGTTGCTGGCAACCAGCGCGGTAAAGTGCGCATTACGGGATAATAACTCGGCGACGCCGGCAGAACCGCAGGCAGGCGTCCATTTCCCCTTAACAATCAATTCATCACGAACCGCAATTTTTTGCTGCGCCAGCGCATCTTTATAGCCGGAAAGGCGCTCGACGCCGGTAGGCGAATCCATTGAACCGGTAATAAACGCGATATCGCGATGTCCCATTGCGATTAATTTCGCCACGGCGGTAAAACTTGATAATTTATGATCGGAGTAGACGCAGTGGCTGCTATTTTTCCGCAACCGGCGATTAAGCACCATAATCGGCTGAGAATGGTTTTGAATAATCTCATCCATTTCATCAACGCTGAGAAAGCGCGGATAAATAATAATCGCGTCGCAGCGTAAATCGAGCAGATGCTGAATGGCCTGACGCTCTTCTTCCGCGCTATGTTTACCATCCGCCAGGATCAACTGGCGGCCTTGGTCTTCCGTCATGCGGGCGGCGTGAAACAGCAGTTCACTGAAATAGACCCCATGATACAGGGTGTTGGTGACCACCAGCCCCAGCGTCTGCGTCTTTTTAGCCGCCAGGCTCCGGGCCAGCAAATTGGGCCGATAGCCGCTCTCTTCAATGGCCTGAAACACGCGGTCTTTGGTTTCCTGACTAACGTAGCCGTTGCCCGAAAGCACGCGTGAAACCGTCGCCTTCGATACGCCCGCCCGCTTCGCAACCTCCAGCATCGTGGTCATGCAGATAATCCATTTGATGTCGATGTACCGCAGTTTACTTCACAGTAGCGCGATTGTTGTAGCGGGATTCCGTGGCTGAAAACATCGTTAAGTGATCGTCGTCACGAATATAAAAAAATGAATTTTATGATCTTGTATATATAAGTGAAACTTCCAATAATTTTGTGAAACCGGTTTCCTATGCAGTGTTTCATCGCCGCCCGTTTCTACGCTCAACGCCGAGCGATGAATATGTACCTTATTGATAAAAAGGATAAAAATCCGATGGCAAAGAACTATGCGGCTCTGGCTCGCTCTGTTGTTACCGCGCTGGGCGGCGTTGATAACATCTCTGCGGTGACCCACTGTATGACGCGTCTGCGCTTCGTGCTGAAAGACGATGCGCAAATCGACGGCGCCGCGCTGAAAAGCATCAGCGGCGTGCTCGGCGTGGTGCGCAATGAAAATCAGTGTCAGGTTATCATCGGCAATACGGTCTCCTACGCGTTTCGCGAAGTGGTCAGCCTGCTGCCTGGCGATATGCGGCCGGCCGAGCCAGCCGGCAAACAGAAGATAACGCTGAAGCGCATCGGCTCCGGGATCCTTGACGCGCTGATCGGCACCATGTCGCCGCTGATCCCGGCGATTATCGGCGGATCGATGCTCAAGCTGCTGGCGATGATCCTTGAGATGACCGGTCTGCTGGATAAAAGCTCCTCGACGCTGGCTATTCTCACCATCATCGGCGATGGCGCGTTCTTCTTCCTGCCGCTGATGGTGGCGGCATCGGCGGCGGTAAAATTCAAAACCAATATGTCGCTGGCTATCGCCATTGCGGGCGTGCTGGTTCACCCGAGCTTTATCGACCTAATGGCCAAAGCCGCGCAGGGCGAACACGTTGAGTTCGCGCTGATCCCGGTCACCGCGGTGAAATACACCTACACCGTTATCCCGGCGTTGGTTATGACCTGGTGTCTGTCATATATCGAGCGCTGGGTCGATCGCATCACCCCGGCGGTGACGAAAAACTTCCTTAAACCGATGTTGATCGTGCTGATCGCGGCCCCGCTCGCCATCCTGCTGATTGGCCCGATCGGCATCTGGATCGGCAGCGCCATCTCCGCTCTGGTGTACACCATTCATGGCTATCTCGGTTGGTTGTCCGTCGCCATCATGGGGGCGCTGTGGCCGCTGCTGGTGATGACCGGCATGCACCGCGTATTTACGCCGACCATCATCCAGACCATCGCCGAAACCGGCAAAGAAGGGATGGTGATGCCGTCAGAAATCGGCGCCAATCTGTCGCTCGGCGGTTCTTCACTGGCGGTGGCGTGGAAGACGAAAAACCCGGAACTGCGCCAGACGGCGCTGGCGGCCGCGGCGTCCGCCATTATGGCCGGGATCTCCGAACCTGCGCTCTACGGTGTGGCGGTGCGGCTGAAACGCCCGCTTATCGCCAGCCTGATCAGCGGGTTTGTCTGCGGCGCCGTTGCGGGTATCGCCGGTCTTGCCAGCCATTCGATGGCGGCGCCAGGCCTGTTTACCAGCGTGCAGTTCTTTGATCCGGCCAATCCTATGACCATTGTGTGGGTCTTTGGGGTAATGGCGCTGGCGGTGGTGCTGTCGTTTATCCTGACCCTGCTGCTCGGTTTTGACGATCTTCCCGTGGAGGAAGATAACGCGAAAAGCAGCGCGCCCCACACCGCGCAACCGAATACCATTAAACAAGCAAGCGCCTGATTTGACATACAACGAGGTATCGCATGTCTGCATTTCCGCAAGGATTTTTATGGGGTGGAGCCCTGGCCGCCAACCAGTCCGAAGGGGCTTGGCGCGAGGGAGGGAAAGGTCCGGCAACGGTGGATATGATCCCGCACGGCGCAAACCGTCTGCCGGTAAAACTGGGGCTGGAGAAGCGCTTTACGCTGCGCGACGATGAATTTTATCCAAGCCATCAGGCGATCGATTTTTATCATCGCTACAAAGAGGATATCGCGCTGATGGCGGAAATGGGCTTCACGGTATTCCGTACCTCCATCGCCTGGAGCCGGATCTACCCGAACGGCGATGAACCGACGCCCAACGAACAGGGTATCGCCTTTTATCGCGCAGTGTTCGAAGAGTGCCGGAAACACCGTATCGAACCGCTGGTGACGCTGTGCCATTTTGACGTGCCGATGCATCTGGTCACTGAGTATGGCTCCTGGCGTAATCGCCAAATGGTGGATTTTTTCACCCGCTACGCGCGTACCTGTTTTGAAGCGTTTGACGGGCTGGTGAAATACTGGCTTACCTTCAATGAGATCAACATCATGCTGCACAGTCCGTTCTCCGGGGCGGGGCTGGTGTTTGACGAAGGGGAAAATCAGGAGCAGGTGAAATACCAGGCCGCGCATCATGAGCTGATCGCCAGCGCGTTGGCCACCCAAATCGCCCATCAGGTGAACCCGCACAACCAGGTCGGTTGCATGCTGGCCGGCGGCAACTTCTATCCATACTCCTGCAAGCCGGAAGATGTGTGGACGGCGCTGGAAAAGGACCGCGAAAACCTGTTCTTTATTGATGTGCAGGCGCGCGGCGCTTATCCGGCCTATTCCGCCCGCGTGTTCCGCGAAAAAGGCATCAGCATTGAGAAGATGCCGGGGGATGATGAGATCCTGAGAAACACCGTCGATTTCGTCTCGTTCAGCTATTATGCCTCACGCTGCGCATCGGCTGAGATGAACGCTCACAATACCAGCGCGGCGAATATCGTTAAGTCGCTGCGTAATCCGCACATTGCGGTGAGCGAATGGGGGTGGGGCATCGACCCTCTGGGGCTGCGCATCACCATGAACATGATGTATGACCGCTACCAGAAGCCGCTGTTTTTAGTCGAAAACGGCCTTGGCGCGAATGATGAAATCAACGCTGACGGCGAGATTATCGATGATTACCGTATCAGCTATCTGCGTGAACATATTCGCGCAATGGGCGAGGCCATAGAAGATGGTATTCCGCTGCTGGGTTATACCTCCTGGGGTTGCATCGATCTGGTTTCCGCGTCCACCGGCGAAATGAGCAAACGCTACGGCTTTGTCTATGTTGACCGTGATGATGCCGGCAACGGCACGCTGGCGCGTAAACGTAAGAAGTCGTTCTGGTGGTATAAGAAGGTGATTGCCAGCAACGGGGCGGACCTGGATTAAATTCGTCGCCGGGGTTTCCTCTTTCTCTCCCCGGCCTTTCCCCTATCGACGGCGAATTCAATCGCCGATCCCGGCGGTTTGCCGCGTGGCCCAGAGGCCTCCGGCCAGGGCGATAACGGCCAATACTATCGCGAACAGCGTTGCGCCCGATGCCAACCCCACGGCATCGATCAGATAGCCGGTCGCTACCGGCAGCAGCGCCGCCGGAAGATAGCCGCCGATGCTGAGTACGGCATTTGACTGTGCCCGATGGCTATCCGGTACGTGTAAGCCAATCAGCGTCAGTCCGCCCAGTTGGCCGAGCCCCTGTCCCGCGCCGGCGAACAACGCGGAAGCGATAAGCGCCGAAACCAGCGAAAAGTGAATGGTCAGCGCCAGAGTGGCCATTGAGAGAATCGTCACTATCGCGCTGGCCGCGAAAATACGTGTGACCGGCCATTGTCGCAGCGCAAACTGTGCGCCGACCGCGGTGAAAAACATGGCGCAGGCCATGCCGCCGATGAGTAAAGGGCTGCGTACGTCAAGCAGGCGTATCAGCAGCGAGGGGCCTAACGACAGCACGAATGACGTCGCGGTGATCCCTGGCCCGAAGGTGGCGATACCGCATAGCACATGACGCCTGTTGGCGGCCGGCACGTGCGGCAGCCGCAGGCGCAGGGGACGCGCCGCCGGCGTATGGCGTACCGGAAGGCGCAAGACGACGACCAATGCGCTTAGCAGAATCAATGCCTCGACGGCGAAAATCGGCTGTACAGGCTGCGCTAGGATCTGGCCTAACCCGCCCGCCAATAGCGGGCCCAGCCCCGCGCCCAGCACCATCGCGATGGAGGCGATCAACGCCGCCCGGCGCCTGTGCTCGACGGCGCTGGCATCAACGACCGCCGCCATGCCGGCCGAGACGATCACACCCACCGCGACGCCCGTCAGCAGCCTGCCCACGGCGAGCATGCCGATAGACGTGGCGTAGGCGAACAGACCGCATGAGAGCAGTGCGGCGATCAGGCCTGGCAGGAGTATTGGCTTACGTCCATAATGGTCCGACAGTTGTCCCGCCACCAATAGCGTACCTAGCAGTCCGGCGATGTAGAGCGCGAAGATGACGGTCAGCATGCCGGAAGAAAAGCCCAGTTGCTCCTGCCAATGGACGTAGAGCGGGGTGGGCGAGTTCGACAGCATGAACACCGCCGTGACCATCCAGGCGGCCGCCCACATGCGTGCCGTAGACGGAGAAGCGATGCCGGATGCGCAGGTATTTCTGGTTGCGGAAGAGTTTGCCATGATGTTATTCCTGTACGAGATTTCTCGTACTGTATAGCAGTTCGAAAAAATTCGTACAAGTGTTTACGATGAGTTTATTATGAAAACGAAACCCGATTACACCTTGCTTGAGAAGAATTCCGTTACGCCCGCCGGCCTTCCTCCGCCGTTGGAGGAGCCGTCGGTAGAGAACCTTCGGCTGGAAACCATTATGGGGGCGCTGGCCGATCCGCTGCGGATGACCATTGTGTATAAACTGATGCGGGATTCAGATGCCTATGACCACCCTTGCGGCTGGTTCGGTTTTGATCGGCCCAAGTCGTCGCTGACGCATCATTTTAAGGCGCTGAGAGAAGCGGGCGTGATTCGCCAACGGCAATATGGTCTTGAGCGACGCAGCCGTCTGCGCCGTGAAGATCTGGATGCGCGTTTCCCTGGGTTATTGGCGCTGGTGGAAAACTGGCAGCCGCCTACGGATTAAAAAACGATCTTTGGTATTTTTCTCCTTGCTTGGCGGGCGTGGAGCCGCGCGGTCGCGCCTGCGACTTGCCGTACCCCGCGGTGGTGGCGTTTGAACCACCCTGCGTCGGGCGCGCGCAACGACGTGGCATGAAAAAGCCTTTCTTTTCGCGCACGAAATATTCTTCGATATGACATATTCCGATTTATGGGGAGCCTTCAGGGTTTTGGCGGGATTAATCTATAACGATAGAGGGAATGGCAGACCACCGCATTCGGAAATTTATCTCATTCACATTGGGAAATGATTATTAATCTATTTTCTGCTGTGCCGGCATGTCATTATTATCCGGCTTTATATTATTAGGGTAACGGTATTTCTCTGACGGTGAAATTGAATATATATATGTAACCGCGTTGTTATAATAATATATAAATAAAGACGTGTCCGTGATTGTCAATACCATTTATTTAGCGAGTAACTTACGGGAGATCATTGATTCAGTGGTTTTCGTCTATATACGTTCGATATAAGAAGAGTGGGTTACTATAATGGCGGCGAGGACGGCATACCTGGATGCGCCCATTAATAATACTGTTCGAATGATATATTTCGTATTCGTTATCAGGACACATGAAAAATATGTTTAAAAAATTGTTTCAACCCGAAAAGATTAACCAATGTATTATTCCAAATCGACTCGTTGTTCCGGCAATGGTCACTGACCTTTGCAACGTAGACGGCACCGCGACCGATCGTTACATCGCCTATCATGAAGAGAAAGCAAAAGGCGGATGGGGACTGATTATCACAGAGAATTATGCGGTGAATGAACACGGCATGGGATGTGAGCACATCGGCGGTCTTTGGCGAGATGAACAAATCCCCGGCCATAAGAAATTAACCGATACCATTCATCAATACGATAGCAAGATTTTCGCACAGATTTATCACGCTGGCCGTCAGACTTCCCATTTAGTTAATGGTGGTGTGCAGCCCGTTGCGCCTTCGGCCATTCCCTGCCCGGCATTGCAGGAAATGCCCAAAGAGTTAACGGAAGTTGAAATTCAGCAGTTGGTAAAAGATTTTGGCGATTGCGCCCTGCGGGTAAAAAAGGCCGGTTTTGACGGCGTGGAAATTCATGCCGGTCACGGTTATTTAATTGCGGAATTCTTATCGCCTTATGCGAATAAAAGAACGGATAAATATGGCGGTAGCCTGGATGGCCGAATTCAGTTTTTAAAAGAAATCTATCAGACGGTGCGTCTGGCGGTTGGCGATGATTATCCCGTCACGATTCGTATTTCCGCCGACGAAGGTTTTGTCGGCGGTCGCGATATTTCTGAAACCCGCGTACTGGCGCAAATCTTCGAAGATTGGGGCGTTGATGCCCTGCACATCACCATGGGCGTGTACGGCGAGCACAGTAAATCCTGTACCGTACCGCCGATGTATGTCGGCCACGCCTGGGCGGTCTCTTTCTGCGAAGAGCTGAAAAAGATGGTCAATATTCCGATTATCGCCGTTAACCGAATCAACGATCCGCGCATGGCGGATAACGTTCTGGCCATGGGTAAAGCCGACTTTATCGCCATGGGCCGCGGCTCGCTGGCCGATCCGTACCTGCCTAAAAAAGCCCAAGAAGGGGATACGGCATCCATCCGTTATTGCCTGGGTTGTATGCAGGGCTGTCTTGCCAGCCTGCCGCTTGGCGTGCCGTTCACCTGCCTGGTGAACCCTTCCCTTGGCCGCGAAGCCGAAGTGGACTACAGCAAGGTTAACGATCCTAAACGCGTTTACATCGCAGGCGGCGGCCCGGCCGGGCTGGAAGCCGCGCGCATAGCGGCGGTGCGCGGTCACCAGGTTACGCTGTTTGAAAAAAACGGCCATCTGGGCGGGCAGTTCCGTTCCGCCGCATTTCCGCCGGGTAAAGGCGAACTGGCGACCTATACCGCCTGGCTAGTGCGCGAGTTAGACAAACTGAAAGTCGATATTCGTTTAAATACCGAACTGACGAAAGCGCTGGTTGAAAAAGACCATCCGGATACCGTCATTATCGCGACCGGCGGGACGCCGTCCGTTCCGCCGATCAAGGGGATCAAACAGTCTCATGTGGTGTTGGCAGAGGATGTTTTGCTGGGCAACGTGACAACCGGCAAGCGCGTGGTGATTGCCGGCGGCGGCGAAGTGGGCGGCGAAACCGCGGCGCACCTGGCTATGCAGCAAAAAGAGGTCACCATCGTTGAAATGCGCGATCGGGTGCTGCAAGAGCTGGATGGCGTCAGCAAACGCTATCTGATGGCCATACTGGACGAGTATGACGTTAAACAGTATCTCAACACCAAGCTGTGCGAAATCCGCGAGAATCAGGTCGATCTGGAAAATGCGGAAGGTCATTTCTCCGTGGATGCCGA
This window of the Brenneria goodwinii genome carries:
- a CDS encoding LacI family DNA-binding transcriptional regulator; translation: MTTMLEVAKRAGVSKATVSRVLSGNGYVSQETKDRVFQAIEESGYRPNLLARSLAAKKTQTLGLVVTNTLYHGVYFSELLFHAARMTEDQGRQLILADGKHSAEEERQAIQHLLDLRCDAIIIYPRFLSVDEMDEIIQNHSQPIMVLNRRLRKNSSHCVYSDHKLSSFTAVAKLIAMGHRDIAFITGSMDSPTGVERLSGYKDALAQQKIAVRDELIVKGKWTPACGSAGVAELLSRNAHFTALVASNDDMAIGAIKQLHDSGIAVPHPVSVIGFDDIAVAPYIIPPLASVRFPVTEMIKETIGRLIFMLDGGEFKYQQTFVGELIPRDSLTHGPHA
- the ascF gene encoding PTS cellobiose/arbutin/salicin transporter subunit IIBC; amino-acid sequence: MAKNYAALARSVVTALGGVDNISAVTHCMTRLRFVLKDDAQIDGAALKSISGVLGVVRNENQCQVIIGNTVSYAFREVVSLLPGDMRPAEPAGKQKITLKRIGSGILDALIGTMSPLIPAIIGGSMLKLLAMILEMTGLLDKSSSTLAILTIIGDGAFFFLPLMVAASAAVKFKTNMSLAIAIAGVLVHPSFIDLMAKAAQGEHVEFALIPVTAVKYTYTVIPALVMTWCLSYIERWVDRITPAVTKNFLKPMLIVLIAAPLAILLIGPIGIWIGSAISALVYTIHGYLGWLSVAIMGALWPLLVMTGMHRVFTPTIIQTIAETGKEGMVMPSEIGANLSLGGSSLAVAWKTKNPELRQTALAAAASAIMAGISEPALYGVAVRLKRPLIASLISGFVCGAVAGIAGLASHSMAAPGLFTSVQFFDPANPMTIVWVFGVMALAVVLSFILTLLLGFDDLPVEEDNAKSSAPHTAQPNTIKQASA
- a CDS encoding 6-phospho-beta-glucosidase yields the protein MSAFPQGFLWGGALAANQSEGAWREGGKGPATVDMIPHGANRLPVKLGLEKRFTLRDDEFYPSHQAIDFYHRYKEDIALMAEMGFTVFRTSIAWSRIYPNGDEPTPNEQGIAFYRAVFEECRKHRIEPLVTLCHFDVPMHLVTEYGSWRNRQMVDFFTRYARTCFEAFDGLVKYWLTFNEINIMLHSPFSGAGLVFDEGENQEQVKYQAAHHELIASALATQIAHQVNPHNQVGCMLAGGNFYPYSCKPEDVWTALEKDRENLFFIDVQARGAYPAYSARVFREKGISIEKMPGDDEILRNTVDFVSFSYYASRCASAEMNAHNTSAANIVKSLRNPHIAVSEWGWGIDPLGLRITMNMMYDRYQKPLFLVENGLGANDEINADGEIIDDYRISYLREHIRAMGEAIEDGIPLLGYTSWGCIDLVSASTGEMSKRYGFVYVDRDDAGNGTLARKRKKSFWWYKKVIASNGADLD
- a CDS encoding MFS transporter — protein: MANSSATRNTCASGIASPSTARMWAAAWMVTAVFMLSNSPTPLYVHWQEQLGFSSGMLTVIFALYIAGLLGTLLVAGQLSDHYGRKPILLPGLIAALLSCGLFAYATSIGMLAVGRLLTGVAVGVIVSAGMAAVVDASAVEHRRRAALIASIAMVLGAGLGPLLAGGLGQILAQPVQPIFAVEALILLSALVVVLRLPVRHTPAARPLRLRLPHVPAANRRHVLCGIATFGPGITATSFVLSLGPSLLIRLLDVRSPLLIGGMACAMFFTAVGAQFALRQWPVTRIFAASAIVTILSMATLALTIHFSLVSALIASALFAGAGQGLGQLGGLTLIGLHVPDSHRAQSNAVLSIGGYLPAALLPVATGYLIDAVGLASGATLFAIVLAVIALAGGLWATRQTAGIGD
- a CDS encoding ArsR/SmtB family transcription factor, with the translated sequence MKTKPDYTLLEKNSVTPAGLPPPLEEPSVENLRLETIMGALADPLRMTIVYKLMRDSDAYDHPCGWFGFDRPKSSLTHHFKALREAGVIRQRQYGLERRSRLRREDLDARFPGLLALVENWQPPTD
- a CDS encoding FAD-dependent oxidoreductase translates to MFKKLFQPEKINQCIIPNRLVVPAMVTDLCNVDGTATDRYIAYHEEKAKGGWGLIITENYAVNEHGMGCEHIGGLWRDEQIPGHKKLTDTIHQYDSKIFAQIYHAGRQTSHLVNGGVQPVAPSAIPCPALQEMPKELTEVEIQQLVKDFGDCALRVKKAGFDGVEIHAGHGYLIAEFLSPYANKRTDKYGGSLDGRIQFLKEIYQTVRLAVGDDYPVTIRISADEGFVGGRDISETRVLAQIFEDWGVDALHITMGVYGEHSKSCTVPPMYVGHAWAVSFCEELKKMVNIPIIAVNRINDPRMADNVLAMGKADFIAMGRGSLADPYLPKKAQEGDTASIRYCLGCMQGCLASLPLGVPFTCLVNPSLGREAEVDYSKVNDPKRVYIAGGGPAGLEAARIAAVRGHQVTLFEKNGHLGGQFRSAAFPPGKGELATYTAWLVRELDKLKVDIRLNTELTKALVEKDHPDTVIIATGGTPSVPPIKGIKQSHVVLAEDVLLGNVTTGKRVVIAGGGEVGGETAAHLAMQQKEVTIVEMRDRVLQELDGVSKRYLMAILDEYDVKQYLNTKLCEIRENQVDLENAEGHFSVDADTVVIALGYRPVNNLVGQLDGIVDNTIVIGGAVKTSNALVAAREGFDAGMSIA